GCCCGTGCCCATCGGCCGTCGCCACGGCAACAGTGGCCGGCCCTCAATCCTCGCGCCTCTCCCCTCGCCTGACGCCGCCGGCGTCACCCCCCTCGTTGCTACGCCTGAACTGCCTGCACTGACCACTGTGGTGTTGGCGTCCGCCTGCGGCTATTCGCCGTACGGCCCTGCCTGTTGCACAAGGAACATGCGAGATGCTCGAACATCCTGCGCACCCTTCGCGGCGCCCTGCGCTGCCCTGTCTGCTTGTCGCGGCCCTGGCCGCTGCCTATGTGCCGGCAAGCCTTGCCGATACCGCCGCCTCCGCCCTGTCGCTGGGCAGCAGCACCGTCACCGCGACCCAGTCGGGTGGTGGCCTGCCGACCAGCAGTGTGATCAGCTCGGTCGATCTGCTCGGCGGCGACATCCTCGAACAGCAACCGGTGCTCTATGCCTGGGAGCTCTTTCGTCGTGCGCCGGGGGTGATGCTCACCGAATTCGGCCAGGGCACCACCTCGGGCAAGCTGTCCTTTCGCGGCTTCAATGGCGAAGGCGAGGTCAACGCGGTCAAGCTGCTGATCGACGGTGTCCCGAGCAACAGCAACGACGGCAACATGCCCTATCTGGACATGCTGTTTCCGCTGGAGATCGACGGCATCGAGGTGGTGCGTGGCACCAACGACCCGCGCTATGGCCTGTACAACATCGCTGGTAACGTCGCCGTGCAGTCGCGCATCGGTGGCGACTACGGCAAGGCGCGCCTGCGCTACGGCAGCTACGACACCCAGGAGCTGCAGCTGGCCAAGGGCATCGAAAGCGGCAACTGGACGCAGAACTACTTCATCGGCCAGCAGAAAAGCGACGGCTATCGCGACCATGCCGGCAGCGAACGCACCAGCCTGTCCGGCAAATGGTTCTACACGCCGGATGACGGCAACTGGCGCCTGGGTCTGATCGCCCGGCACTACGAGGCCGAGGCCGACGAGCCGGGTTACCTGTCGCGTGAGGACGCACGGCACTCGCCACGCCGGTCCTATGCGCTGTCGGCCAGCGACATGGGCGAGCGGCGCATGAACCAGCTCAGCCTGCATCTGGACAGCCAGCTGGCCAGCGATCTCAGCTGGTCGACCAAGGTCTGGCTCAACACCCTGGACGACGACCGCTGGGTGCGTTTCTCCCAGGCCCAGCCGCAACAGCGGCGCACGACGGAAGAGAAACACTACGGCGCGCGCACCTCGCTGACCTACCGGCCGGTCCTGTCCTGGC
This DNA window, taken from Pseudomonas sp. FeN3W, encodes the following:
- a CDS encoding TonB-dependent receptor translates to MLEHPAHPSRRPALPCLLVAALAAAYVPASLADTAASALSLGSSTVTATQSGGGLPTSSVISSVDLLGGDILEQQPVLYAWELFRRAPGVMLTEFGQGTTSGKLSFRGFNGEGEVNAVKLLIDGVPSNSNDGNMPYLDMLFPLEIDGIEVVRGTNDPRYGLYNIAGNVAVQSRIGGDYGKARLRYGSYDTQELQLAKGIESGNWTQNYFIGQQKSDGYRDHAGSERTSLSGKWFYTPDDGNWRLGLIARHYEAEADEPGYLSREDARHSPRRSYALSASDMGERRMNQLSLHLDSQLASDLSWSTKVWLNTLDDDRWVRFSQAQPQQRRTTEEKHYGARTSLTYRPVLSWLHDLALEGGLDTEQQRNRSERYTTVERQVVTQTRDQRFDYDSYGAYLQAVIQPVESLKIIPAFRVDRIRGDFTDELSGNDYAINDYGSIEQPKISLIYTPIEQLSLYGNWGRTFQIGTGAAAYKVPPRTSDLSPSINDGWETGIKFSPAHWIDGRIAYWEQVATDEVRRRLNDPSGESENLGQTRRWGYDAQLNLYPSAELSLWLAHSWQFSEIEKADPSLPASQGRQIDHVPQRLYSAGSTYQAAPELQLSAWLNGQTDYYLERENIQGKYGGYVLFNLGASYQLTEQLAVDLQLKNLTDRYYEYVWYDGAETLHAPGDGRALYAAVTLDF